A single region of the Zootoca vivipara chromosome 2, rZooViv1.1, whole genome shotgun sequence genome encodes:
- the REEP2 gene encoding receptor expression-enhancing protein 2: MVSWIISRLVVLVFGTLYPAYSSYKAVKTKNVKEYVKWMMYWIVFAFFTTAETLTDIILSWFPFYFELKIAFVIWLLSPYTKGSSVLYRKFVHPTLSNKEKEIDEYISQARDKSYETMMRVGKRGLNLAANAAVTAAAKGQGVLSEKLRSFSMQDLTLIRDDDTVHLRSPEPRMRTSATGHLETVDDSGASCYSSSEEMTLSQRHNGAQSDARTDPSDDDTGDKVPKRTQSLKAPKKVTKTEPPQKTVKARPKKKVTGSSAAGESA; this comes from the exons ATGGTGTCCTGGATCATCTCCCGGCTGGTGGT GCTGGTTTTCGGCACCTTGTACCCAGCATACTCCTCTTACAAAGCTGTGAAGACGAAAAATGTGAAGGAATAT GTCAAATGGATGATGTATTGGATTGTGTTTGCTTTCTTCACTACAGCAGAGACACTCACAGACATCATTCTCTCTTG GTTTCCCTTTTATTTCGAGCTGAAAATCGCATTTGTGATCTGGCTGCTCTCTCCTTACACCAAGGGCTCCAGCGTGCTCTACAGGAAGTTTGTTCACCCAACGCTCTCCAATAAGGAGAAG GAAATCGACGAGTATATCAGCCAGGCCCGTGACAAGAGTTATGAAACTATGATGCGAGTTGGCAAGCGAGGATTAAatttggcagccaatgcagcagTTACTGCAGCTGCAAAG GGCCAAGGAGTTTTGTCTGAAAAACTACGGAGTTTCAGCATGCAGGACTTGACTTTGATTCGGGATGATGACACTGTGCATTTACGGAGCCCTGAGCCACGCATGCGTACTTCTGCTACTGGTCATCTTGAAACTGTTGATGATTCAG GTGCATCCTGTTATTCCTCATCGGAAGAGATGACTCTGTCTCAAAGACATAATGGGGCCCAGTCTGATGCCAGAACAGACCCATCAGATGACGATACAGGAGACAAAGTTCCCAAACGGACCCAGAGCCTTAAAGCTCCTAAAAAAGTGACAAAGACTGAG CCCCCACAAAAGACTGTCAAAGCCCGTCCCAAGAAGAAAGTTACAGGTTCCAGTGCTGCTGGCGAGTCAGCCTAA